The genomic DNA CTCAGATATAATTTCTTCAATGATGTTGTGGTATGTCCTCCGTAAGTACTCGTCCCGGGCATGTTGTATTTGCATTCATGCATGTTCAGATGAGAAgatgaattaaattaaatttagtatttactaaATAAGAAAGAGTTTACagtctatatttttttgaaaaaagactTCGTCAGGCGATTTGTATTAGCTGATAATATATGTTTTCCATAGgcgatttgtatttttttttatggtctaGGTAGGTACCACATTCTGTCCAGAAGGCTTTTTACATTAAGATTTTAGGTTCTCTATTATAATCACAAACttaagttaattattaattaacatgCTTCTGTCatgtaaacaatttaaaaatcgcctatgtgaaaatatattttgtttcaacTTCAGAGCCAGAATTCGTTAGCGCACCAACGGGAAAGTTCGTTGAGGTGTGCATAAATTAAGTAAAGGCAACAATGTGGATTTCTTTGTAAAATCTTAACTTTTTCTGCCATTgtaatcatataattttgtctAATCACACCCTCTCAGCTTCTTGTTAAAATTAACCTATGTTTGCCAAATAAGAAAACAGTTCACACATGgccaagaaaataaatttgctCACGTGCATGGAGCACATGCACGTCTACGTGTAATTAATTAGATGTATACATGCGTCTAACTTACTAATTTCTAGTATACTATACAAATTAAGAGAAGGCTTTTCAACAAACTAACTAAGAAGTTGTTACGCGTAAAGTTAAAGATAGAGTATTTATCTCAATAATTACTCAATAATTATATCATACCATATACATTATATGATTATGACAGTTATAAGTTCTCTGGCGTGGTACGATCGTCAAAAACAAGTTAAAggtatttgaaaattttagatcATTGCAATTTGAAAGAAATTGATCGATTATTTTTAGTCATCAGATTCTTTCCCATGTCGACAGCGACGACAGGCagtattttgataattttatttcgACTACTGATCACATGAACACTAGCAATAGATAACATAATCAAATTCAACACCACCACCTcctctttttctaatttaattttggtgaattaaaatctatatatttatataaatggaTTAGTACAAAAGCAACAGTAGAGGCGACTTTATGTTCTAACGTGTAGCTTATGATTAATCAAATCAAGTCGGTCGAATAAATCTATTGAGAGTCAAATCGTAAAGGTTGAATCATGTAGATTGCAACTTGaggtttttattattacttCGATTTCAACTTCAGTTTATCGCaagtagaaacaaaaacaacatttttagTATATAGTAAAGTTGATTCTCGAAAAAGTATAGTGTTGTTTTTGCATGTGTAGGACTTTAATTAACATAAGTTTAATAAAGATATTTAATATCTGAGACTTTAGTCTATTCTTAAACTAATCCATAAAAACCATATTGTAATTTCCTCTTAATTTGAACGCGACAAAGTTTTGAGTCGGTTTGCTTGAGAAAAAAGTGTAGTTGGTACTTGGTAGAGCAATTTCTTGGagacttaaaataaaataaaatttggattggAATTAGATCTAATTTTCACTGTTCAAAcgataaggaaaagaaaaatttggaagtgagaaaccaaattatataagagaaaaaaggaagaagaacaaaaaaaacagatctcTAATCCTAAAGCTTCTCTAACTACATCTCATCACCATCACATGCATGCATTTAACCTTTTGACTTATACTACTTTCCTTACACGAAACCTGTTCCCATATTCTCTTTTTCAACATAGCCAAGAAGTAAACTTGTCGAAACTTCACTGAGTTTTTTAaccaaagaaaattaataaactaaGTCCAAAGAGATTCTTGCTTAAGAGGgtcttgcatttgcatttgcatCTGCATTTGCATTATGCTGCTTGGAGATGCAAAGTTAGAGTTGAACTGCCCAGAAGACATGGCATAACCTAAGTTGttattggtgttgttgttgttgctgcagttattgatgttgttgttgttgttttgtagcAAGAGAGCCTTGTGTTCTTGGTCTAGTTCAAGAACTTGATGATGAGACTGTAAGGTTGGCTCATTTTGCATCTGAATGCAAAGAATCTCGGCTTGAGCCACTGCTAGTTGCATCTGAAGCTGCGAGACTTGGTTTTGTAAGTAGGAGATTGCTCCTACGCATCCGTATACCGGATCTCTAACTCGTGCGTTTGCTTCGAAAACCAGACTATTCACCGCGTCAGCTCTTTGATGAACCGGTAGCTCCTgtgaaaatttatataaaccatgtaaccattttttatatataacattctAGGTAGCATGCATAAATTCAGAATAATATCAAAGTTAATAAGGGTTGTTggagtaaaatatgtttatatgtattAAAGAAGTTTGGTATTTGACCAAACACTCACTGAATGTTTTGGTAGAGAGAGGGGACCAAACACCCACTTAAAGAAGCATATGCAAAATGTTTAAAGCTTTCAACGAAACAAGATAACCAAAATAGAATATAGTTATGGGGAAATGGGAAAGAGATGAACCTGCAACATTTTGCTAACGTTACTTGCTCCGAAGACCTTATGAACAATGGCAAATTTGTGAGGATCGTCAGGAGGAAAATAAGGAGCAAAGATGCAATCTTTTGCACAGCGTCGTCGAAGAAGCTTACACGAAGCACATGGCGATGATCCCGGACCGGCCATATTCTACTATGATCAGGATCACACCAATAACAGGAGTTGGAATTCTTACAAGTTACTAAGTATGGAGTTCTCTTGTACTTTGAGAATAgcgaaggaagaaagaaaagcttAGAGTTAAAGGGAGAGAGTTGTGAGAGGTGTGTATTTATAATAGGTTTTTGAAGGCTTTCTTCTAGAGAGAGCGAGGTTGGTGTTCACATGTGTTCATTTAATTCTAactttaaatgttttttttcttttaacgtcTTAACTTAAAtggtgtatatatttttatttaacttgaATATGAAAACACTACCTATAGTTATATTGTATCCCTGTagttttcatattcttcttaGGACAAGTTATACTGTATTTCCTTTTAGCCATAAAATTCCACTAATATGTTCTGTAACTATCTAATATTAATGCTTTTCTCGTTACAATTACATTAACTTGTTATTTTAATGTTAATCAATCTAAggttttcaatatatataatcccTAATTCATCTAgttctataatatttatttctttattactCCGAGATCCGTATGTTTCATAACAAGTGatgtttaaataaaaagaatgttttgtttcattttatatgattttttcattctttatacaaaatttattgttattcattgtttataaaattttgaattctgcagtttgtttttctaattggttaaattttttaatgataactaacaaaataatattttaaaatacagaaaacagaaaattaaataatttttaatttatgtgcCGGAACTTTAAACGTCATATAAAATAAAGGTGAAAGAGTATATCTTACGTAATTTGGTgtctaaaaactcaaaaagctCAGTAATTAATTGATTATTAGTTCACTATATACCGTcgacaattttcttttttcgtttttttttggcagcatACCGTCGAGAAACTAATCACGAATTTTTTTGTACAGCGTCATAACAGTGTATAGATCCTTAATTCAGACTATAAGATGGACGTGTACGCACATTAACGTGTATACACATTAACAGTGTATAGATCCTTCGAAAAGACGTTGGTAATGACGTTTCTGACCTTAAGAATGAAGATTTTGACTCCCATTTTAACATGGTAATACTAAATtatgagagagaaaaagaaaaaaaaagatgtagaAGTGAGCACCGCAAAGGCGCGTGATAGGTTGGCGTCCGATGCATAATGAGAAGTTTCCCCACGTTGTCCTttgactcttctcttctttctttaacaCACACGACAGTCGTACCATTACTAAcctctcttatctttctttatttatttgtattctAGTCTCTCGATATCttaatcttctctcttttttaaattacaaaagtCGAGGAGAGTGAGATGGGTGGTcacaaagaaatatatttattaggTTGTGTAATTAGAAACTTTTGGACAACACGAACAAATTAACGCAAATGATTTTACAAATTCAAAATGATCTTGTATGTTTAGAGGTTTACACAACACCTTACTTGATGATCTTACAAATTCGAGAATCGCTTGCTTAAGGAAGTGAGAGAGAGCATAACAACAGAATTTGTTCCAACTTTCTAACAACTTGGTTCATGCTCAACGGTATAATGAACGACCTAGCTCCAAGGCTCCAAACCAGTTGGTTTCAAATCGTGGTTCTACTTGACTAAGATCATCACCACTAAACCAGCTCATTGTTGAGAGCTTGATTAAAACACCTTCTTAACAACATCTAATTGAGATATCTCAACCAACATCATCAATAACTTCCGTAGTTTTGGAGTTATCATGACAaagattctatattttatattcggCTTTAAAAAAAGTCTTGGGGTTTATAAGTTACTATTTgcacaataaaaaataattcatagaGACTAAAAAGAAACCACCtcaaatatatatctctttttcttattcacGCTGTAAGAatttatccaaattttttttcgaATTTACAACCCTAACAAcaaagctaaaataaaaaaccGCTAATACCATAAATTATAggttttattttaaacttttcacTAAATTATGCTGACTTGATATCATATTTAGGC from Camelina sativa cultivar DH55 chromosome 7, Cs, whole genome shotgun sequence includes the following:
- the LOC104700479 gene encoding LOB domain-containing protein 12-like; translation: MAGPGSSPCASCKLLRRRCAKDCIFAPYFPPDDPHKFAIVHKVFGASNVSKMLQELPVHQRADAVNSLVFEANARVRDPVYGCVGAISYLQNQVSQLQMQLAVAQAEILCIQMQNEPTLQSHHQVLELDQEHKALLLQNNNNNINNCSNNNNTNNNLGYAMSSGQFNSNFASPSSIMQMQMQMQMQDPLKQESLWT